From the genome of Balneolaceae bacterium:
TCTTTCCGGATCACCACTGCCGTTGACAGATGCTGTAATTGGGAGTGATGGATATTTATACTTTGTGACGGGTGGCCGGGATAAAGAATCTACACTTTACCGGGTTATTTATACTGGAAACGAATCTACCACCGAAGCAGAGTCGTTCGAAGAGGACGATGAGGCAAAAGAGGCCCGAGAACTGCGTAAAAGTCTCGAAGCTTTTCATGGAACTCAAAATTCTGAAGCGATTGATACGGCGTGGCCTCACCTGGACAATCACGATCGATTTATACGTCACGCTGCCAGGGTAGCTGTTGAATGGCAACCGGTGGATGCATGGGCAGAAAAAGCAATGAATGAGGAGAGACCCCAGGCGCGTATCACAGCCCTGGTTGCATTGGCTCGCGCCGGTTCTGAAGAGTACCGTAACGGAGCAATTGAATCGTTGATAGACCTGAATTTTGAATCTCTGACTCCCATGCAGAAACTGGGATATCTGCGAGCCGCATCCCTCATATTCATGCGCCTGGGTGATCCCGATGATGAACAGCGCTCTGAAATCACTGACATCTTATTAGAACAGCTGCCACATGACGATGTACGAGTGAATACAGAAGTGATCAGGCTTTTGGTTTACCTGGAAGAGCCCCGGGTGATTGAAAAAGCCCTGGCACTTTTACAGGAAGAGAAAGCACCTCCGGTGCCCGATTGGAACTCTGCCCTGATTGCCAGGAGTGAAGAGTATGGCGGAACCATTATGGAAATGCTTAACAATCCACCTCCAATTCATAAATTGGAATATGCATTTATGCTTAGAAATTTGGCTCACGGATGGACCATTGAGCAGCGTCGGGAATACTTTACGTTTATTAACGAGGCCTCTGAACAGGGGATGGGAGGAAATAGTTATTCCGGCTTTTTAGAACGAATGCGTGACGAAGCCTTGCGAAATGCTTCAGAAGAGGAAATAGAGGCAGTATCTGATCTGACCGGAGTCAGCCTGAATAGAACACCCGATTTTGAAATTAATCCACCCGCCGGACCTGGACGAGAGTGGACTGTGGAAGAAGCTTTAGCAGTGCTGAATGAAGATCAAAACGGCAACGAAACAGATAGTGAATTAAGTTTCGAACGAGGCCGTAGCCTGTTTCATGCAACCGCGTGTGCATCCTGTCATCGGTTGGGCGGTTTCGGGGGGAATATCGGACCCGATTTAAGTAGTGTAAGCAATCGATTTAACAGAGAAGGAATATTGGAAGAGATTATTCATCCGAGCCGCTCGATTTCTGATCAGTACAGTAGTTATATGGTTAAGACGAATGATGGAGAATCGTATACCGGACAAATTGTAAAACGCCGGGATACCGTGGAAATTTATACGCAGAATATGGATCAGCCTCCAACGATAGTCTCCCGCGATCAGGTTGCTTCCATTGAAGAAGCTGAAACCTCTCAGATGCCACCGGGGCTGATTAATGCATTGAATCCTGAAGAATTAAAAGATCTGATGGCATACTTACTGGCTGCTGGAAATCCTGAAGCTGATATTTATAAGAGTGAAGACGATGAGACGAATTCTGAAAATGATGAGGAGGAATAGAGTATAATTATGAGATTTTCGGGCTAATACTTTTTGGCATTCAATGTGTATTAACTATAGAACTGATGATCACTACACTCATCAGTTCATGCATATATGCTGTCACGTACTAACCCATGTTTGACAGACACCGTTATCCCGGGCGAGATAATTGTCCGGGATTTTTTCTCAAACTGCCTCCATTCTGCTGGTTATTTTAGTTGAGCCCGAAAACTATAAAAGCGAATCCCTCGAAATCATGTAGTATATTGAGGTCAAATTCAGAAATAAAAAATCAACGCCTGCATGAAAATATTAGCAATAACACTAATCGCTCTTCTTGGATTTTATCCACTTTCAACATCTCTGGCACAAAATACTGATCAATCAAAACCCAATATCATTGTCATTTTTACCGATGATCAGGGATACGGTGATCTGAGCTCGTACGGAGCACCCAATATCCGAACTCCCCATATTGATAAAATGGCAGCGGAAGGACAGAAATGGACCAACTTTTATAGTGCAGCCAGTGTATGCACACCCAGCCGGGCTGGACTTCTGACAGGACGTTATCCGGTACGAAGCGGCATGGCAAGCGACGTGCACAGAGTCCTCTTTCCCGATTCCAAAGGAGGATTGCCCCAACGGGAAGTAACGATAGCTGAACAGGTAAAAAAAGCGGGGTACCATACGGCACTCATCGGGAAGTGGCACCTGGGTCACCTCGAGCAGTACCTGCCCACAAATCATGGGTTTGAAACCTACTACGGCATTCCCTACTCCAACGACATGGATGCAATCGAGGGAAAACCTCCCTATTGGGAGTACGCAGATGAATACATCCCCATTGATTACTATAATGTACCCTTGATGCGAAACACCGAAATTATAGAGCGTCCCGCAGATCAAAACACCATTACCCGCCGATATACGGAGGAGAGCATCTCCTTTATTGAGGAACACAGCGATGAGCCTTTTTTCTTGTATCTGGCTCACAGCCTGCCGCACATTCCGCTGTTTGCATCTGATGAGTTTACCGGCCACAGTGATGCGGGCCTGTATGGTGATGTGATTGAAGAGATCGATCACGGCGTGGGACAGATCGTTGACAAACTGAAAGAACTTGAGATTGAAGAACAAACATTGGTGGTATTCACTTCCGATAACGGCCCATGGCTGGTTTTCAGAACGCATGGGGGCAGCTCCGGACTGCTTCGTGCAGGAAAAGGGATGACCTGGGAGGGAGGCGTTCGTGTCCCAGCTATTTTTTGGTGGCCGGGAACCATCCAGCCGGAAATTGTAACCGATATCGGCAGTACCCTGGATATTTTTACAACAGTAAGTCACTTGGCTGGAGTAGCTGTACCGGATGACCGGATTGTTGATGGAGTTGATTTAACTCCAGTGCTGATGGGCGAGGGTGAATCACCCCGAAAAGAGATGCTGTTCTATCGCGGAGCTACCCTGTATGCGGCACGGAAAGGTAACTTCAAAGCCCACTTTATTATCGAAGGAGCCTACGGGCAGTTTGAAGAGAAACAGGTTTTGGATACTCCCTTGTTGTATGATTTACGTGAAGATCCGGCAGAGAAATATGATGTAGCAAACGAGCATCCGGAGGTACTTGCTGAAATTGAGAAGATGGTTGAAGAGCACACGGAAAACTTGGTTGAGGTGAAAGATCAACTGGCGGAGCGGGAATCTAATTAAAAGGTTATTAAAATGATTTGTGCAGAGGATCTTGAGTTAAAAATACATGAATGCATCCCCATTATTTATCAGATTTTAGTCAATCCTTCAAATCAACCATCATGAAAAAAAACATATTATTTTTCCTTACAATAAGTTTTTTGCTGATCAGCTGTACAAATCGTGGATCTTCTGATTCGAACAATTATGAAGCAGATGTCATCATTTACGGAGGAACATCGGCTGCGGTGACAGCGGCTGTAAAAGTGGCCAGAACAGGCCAGTCGGTGATTATAGTTTCCCCGGATAAACATCTTGGCGGTCTTTCATCTGGAGGCCTTGGATTTACGGATACGGGAAATAAAGTAGTGATCGGCGGTTTATCCAGGGAGTTTTATCAGCGTGTGTATGAATATTATCAGCAGGACGAGACCTGGCGCTGGCAGGATCGCTCGGAATTTGGAAATCGCGGACAGGGAACAACCGCACTGGACGAGGAGTTTGGCACGATGTGGATTTTTGAACCTCATATCGCGGAACAGGTATTTGAAGATTTTATCGAAGAGGAGGGGATTACCGTTCTCCGGGATGAATGGCTGAATCGAAAAGATGGAGTGGTGACCGAAAATGGGCGTATTGTCTCCTTTGAAACACTCAGTGGAAAAACATTCCGGGGAGAGATGTTTATCGATGCCACCTACGAGGGAGACCTGATGGCGGCGGCCGGAGTCAGTTACCATGTAGGACGTGAGTCCAATGATACCTATGATGAGGAATGGAACGGAGTTCAAACAGGCGTCTATCATCACAGTCATTATTTCCCGCCCGATGGACCCTATGTAGATCCTTACATATCGCCGGGCGATCCCTCCAGCGGAATTATTGGAAATGTATCCGTGGCACCTCCCGGTGAAAAAGGAAGTGGGGATCACAGAGTACAAGCCTATTGTTTTCGAATGTGTTTAAGCGATCATCCCGATAACAAAGTTCCGTTCCCGAAACCGGACAATTACGAACCCTCACAATACATTTTGCTGCTCCGGTTGTTTGAATCCGGTTGGCACGAACGCAATAATTTTTTCACCAAGTATGATGAAATTCCCAATCGAAAAACTGATACTAATAATCACGGGCCGGTAAGTACCGACTATATTGGGATGAACTACGACTATCCGGAGGCCTCCTATGATCGCCGTAAACAGATCATTCAGGAACATGAGGATTATCAAAAAGGGATGATGTACTTTTTGGCAAATGATCCTCGAGTGCCCCGCGAAATTCAGAATGAAGTCAAACGGTGGGGCTTAGCCAAAGATGAATTTACCGACAATGGCCACTGGCCGCATCAATTGTATATCCGGGAAGCAAGGCGAATGATTGGGGATGTTGTCATGACTGAGCATGAAGTGCTTGGAAATCGTGATGTGCCTGAACCGGTAGGAATGGGTTCCTATACGCTCGATTCTCATAACGTCCAAAGATATATCACCCCTGAGGGGTATGTACAAAATGAAGGAGATATTGGCGTCAGTCCTGATCAGCCGTATCAAATTGCTTATGGATCCATCATTCCCAAAAAAGAAGAAATTCAGAACCTGCTGGTTCCTGTGGCGATGTCTGCATCGCATATAGCCTTTGGTTCGATTCGTATGGAACCTGTTTTTATGATTTTGGGTCACAGTGCTGCCGCTGCCGCTGTTATAGCATTAAGGGAAGATCAGGCAGTGCAGGATGTGGACTACAGTGAACTTCGAAGCCAGCTTTTGGAAGATGGGCAGGTCTTGGAGTACTCAGAATAACAAGGAAAATTAAAACAAAATATAATTCTCAGTGTGAATTCGATATGATAAAACAAGCACTGTTAGTGTTAACTGTTAGCGACACGATCCCACAGCTCAGGACTAACCGGGACGGGATCACTTCCTAAAATTCTTACTTTTTATAAACCATTTCCACAGTTTCAAATAATTGCTTTCTTTACAGCTTATAACTATATCTCTTAAGATGATTCGGTTATTAACTGATTACAGGCTCAATGAAAATGACTAAAAAAGATGAATAAATACCTGGTTGCATCGCTTATTATCATTCTTAGCTTGATCTCTTTTTTCTCTTGTGATTCACCCGAAAATCAAACCAGGCCAAACATCGTTCTTATTTTAGCCGATGATATGGGCTATTCAGATATCGGACCGTATGGGGCTGAAATTGAAACGCCGAACCTGGACAGGCTGGCTGAAAACGGCATTCGGTTTACGCAGATGCATAATACAAGCAAGTGCTTTCCTTCGAGAGCGGTACTGCTTACAGGTCAGTATGCTCAGAGAGTTGGGATGAGTGAATCGCCTGACAGTTTAACTAATGCCGTAATGTTCGGGGAAGTCCTGAAAAACGCTGGCTACACAACAATTTTTGTCGGCAAACATCATGGAACGGATAATCCTCATGAATGGGGATTTGATCACTACTGGGGATTACGGGACGGGGCGGCTAACTACTTTAATCCTGGTGAACAGCGTTCTTTCGACCCTGGACCGCCCGCGCAGAAAGAAGCTTACTATCCCCGCACGTTTGTGTTTGATGATTCTTTAGCAGCTCCATTCACCCCTCCGAAGGATTACTACGGAACCGATACCTGGACCGACTGGGCGTTAGAACTGCTGGATCGTTATGAAGATGACAGCAATCCTTTCTTGCTCTATCTGTCGTACCAGGCTCCACATGATCCGCTGCAGGCTCCCGAAGAAGTAATCGATAAATATGAGGGTGTCTATGATGTGGGTTATGAGAAGATTGCAAGTGATCGTTATCGGCGTCAGTTGCAATCGGGGCTTTTGGACGAGCGTTTCCCCCGGTCGGAACCAACCTATCGCCAGTGGGAGACTCTTGATGATTCAACAAAAGCCGACCAGGTACGCCGGATGCAGGTCTATGCTGCCATGATCGACCGGATGGACCAGAACATCGGCAGAGTTATAGAATACCTGGAGGAACGGGATGAGCTGGATAACACACTTCTGATGTTTGTATCCGATAATGGTGCGTCAGCCGAAGTCGTAGAGATTGGCGAAGGAGAAATTGGTTCCATGACAAGATGGTCCTCACTGAAAGAAGACTGGGCAAATGTGGCCAATACACCTTTCAGAATGTTTAAAAATTATTCTCATGAAGGCGGAACGGCAACGCCGTTTATTGTCCACTGGCCGGATGTGATTCCGGAAGGCGGACAAGTCGATCACTCGCTGCTGCACTTTATCGATATTATGCCCACACTGGTTGAGGTAAGTGGTGGATCGTATCCTGAGCAGTATAAAGGTGAACAACTCTATCCTATGGAAGGTGTTAGTTTTCTGCCGTTGTTTAAAGGGGATCCGGTTGAACGAACGGAGCCTTTATATTATGAATGGAACGAAGGCCGTGCCGTTCATACCGAAAACTGGAAGCTGGTACAATGGGGCGAAGAGTGGGAATTGTATGACAGGCGGACAGATCTCACGGAAACAAAAGATCTCGCTGATGAATATCCGGATACGGTGGAATTGTTGGAGGCGAAGTGGGAAGTATGGTCTGATAGGTTGAAGTCGATGGATTAAATTTTTAATGAGATATGAAAAAATCCCCCTTTGAAGGGGGAATGTGAGCGCGACGAATGTCGTGTGAACTCGGGGGATGAACACCCCTCCCGCCTAAAGGCGGACTCCCCTCAAGGGGAGATTTAACCGCCCTAATTCCTCTTTACACCCCGAAGTATTGAGGGCAGGCAGGAGGGAAAAAACCGGCAACAGTATAATGTTAAATACAGGTTAATTTTTAAATTAAAGGTAAAAATGAATCAGGCAATTAATGAGAGCTGGCGACATATTAAAACCGCAGGATTAACTCTTTTTTTGGGAATCTTCCTCTTTGGCTGCGGTGATCCGGAAACAGAAGAACTTCCCAATATTTTGTGGATCACAAGCGAGGATAACAGTCCGTTTTTGGGTGCGTATGGCGATGATTACGCAGATACTCCCAATCTGGACCGGCTGGCTGATGCAGGAGTTCTCTATGAAAATGCTTACGCTACCACTCCGGTTTGTGCACCGTCGCGCTTTACTCTTATTACCGGAACCTATGCCAACCGAATGGGTACGGAAAATATGCGCAGTACTTATCCAATCCCTGAGAACATCCGGTTTTACCCGGCATACCTTAAAGAGGCCGGTTATCATACCACCAACAATGTGAAAAAAGATTACAACACGATTGATCAGCCGGAAGTGTGGGATGAATCCAGTGGTGAGGCCCATTACAGTGACAGAGCGGAGGGACAGCCGTTTTTTCATATTCGAAATTTTACGACGACTCACGAAAGCAGGCTCCACGATCCAATTGACACACTGATTCATGATCCTGATGATGCTCCAGTACCGCCTTATCATCCAAATACAGAAACCGTTCGACGGGACTGGGCTCATTACTATGATCAGATGACACGGATGGATGAACAGGTCGGCGAGCTTCTGGATGAACTGGAGAAATCAGGTGAAGCCGAAAATACGATCATCTTTTACTATGGAGATCACGGGGGAGCTCTGCCCGGGGCGAAACGGTTTATGAATCAGCGGGGACTGCATGTACCGCTCATTGTCTATTTCCCGCCAAAATATGAACATCTGAAACCGGAGGAGAATCGAACAGATCGATTGGTTTCTTTTGTGGATTTTCCGGCAACACTGCTGAGTCTCGCCGGCATCGAACCACCGGAATTTATGGACGGTGAACCGTTTTTGGGTGAATATGAAACCGAACCGCGTGAGTATATTCATACCTATCGGGGAAGGATGGATGAACGATATGATCTGTCCAGAGGAGTTCGCGATCAGGATTTTCTCTACATACGAAATTATATGCCTCAGCGGATTTATGGGCAATACTTGAATTATTTATGGAGAGCGCCCACCATGCAGGTTTGGGAAGAAGAATACCGGGCCGGAAACCTGAATGAAATACAGAGTCAGTTTTTTGAGTCCAAACCCGCTGAAGAGCTCTATTTGATTTCCGAAGATCCATATTCTGTGCATAACCTGGCCGATGATCCGGCCTACCGGGAAGAGTTGCAGCGATTACGTGAAGTAAACTCCGAATGGATTCGGGAGATCAACGATTTGGGCTTTATCCCGGAAGGAATTTTGGATGATATTCGCGGAGAGCGACCGCTTTACGATGCCGTTCGCGAGGATAATGTTCCGATTAATGAGATTATCGAAACTGCGGAGATGGCGTCCTATCAACCGGAAAATAATATGGAGGAATTGGTCAGCCGATTGGACCATTCTGAGGCGTCCGTCCGGTTCTGGTCAGCGATGGGAATAGCGATCAGCGGAGATTCTGCATCTGAGTATTCATCAGAATTGCTCGAAAGAAGGAATGATCCATCGGGATCTGTCCAGGTAGCCATTGCGGAAGCTCTTTTGGCTGCGGGTGAAATATCTGCTGCTATTGACTTGATTGAAGAAACTCTCAACAATCCGGACGGTCATGTAAAACTCCGGGCTGTAAACTTGATTGAAACCCTTGATGAAAGCCTGATTACGGATAACATCAGAAACACCATTCGCCAATTTGTGGATGAAATGGAAAACGATGAAGCCGCCGCTGCCGGCTATGTGTTCAGGGCTTCGGAAAGGCTTGTTGAGAAATTGGATTTGTAAATTTAAAAAAAACTGATTAAAGAGTGTCCCCCTTTGAAGGGGCAATGGGGGATGACTCTTTACTCATCTTAATGCTCTGGAATACCAATTGGAAGCTCTGCTTATTTATTCACAGTTTATTGGAAATGAAGCAGGAGCTTCATGAGAAGGTTTCGAAGGAGACCTTCGGAACCAGTAGGAAATCACATTTTTTAACTTTTTAATCGGTTTTCTGTTTGTGTATACTATCGCGGAATAGATGTAACCAATGATTCATACCATTTTTTCTTCCAGATCTTTTCAGTTTGTCGGCATTTTTGCTCTATTTGTCACCTTTGGGCTCATCTACAGCTGTACCCAAAATAATCAAGCCAAACAAGAAGGCAGCGATGTTGATATCTCCCAAAACCACCGGTTTGTTGGAGATCAGACCTGTCAGTCGTGCCATGCAACCCAATGGGAAGAGTGGAAAGGATCTCATCACGATTACGCCATTGCCGAGGCAGACGAGGAATCTGTGCGAGGAGATTTTGACAATACCGAATTTCAGGATGGAGAGTACACATATCGGTTTTTTCGTGATGGAGAGCAGTATAAAGTAGAAGCTCCAGGACCGGATGGGGAAATGCAGGTTTATCATATCTCCTACACCTTTGGCTGGGAACCGCTGCAGCAATATTTGATTGATTTCGGAAAGGGAAAGATGCAGGCGTTACAAATTGCCTGGGATACCGAACAGAATCGCTGGTTTTCTCTCCGCCCTGAAGAGAATCCTGAGCCAGGCGACTGGCTGCACTGGACGGGAGCCAGTATGAACTGGAACACCATGTGTGCGGATTGCCACTCTACCAATCTGAAGGAAAATTATATCGCTGAAGCTGACTCCTTTCACACCACATGGTCGGTACTGAATGTGAGTTGCGAAGCATGTCACGGACCGGGCGGAGATCATGTGGATTTTGTAAACAGCCCGGAAGGTGAGCAGGCATCAAAGGAGAGAATACGGAGCGATCTGATCAACGGACGATTTACAAGCCAGATGGATGAGATTAATACATGTGCTCCCTGTCACTCTTTACGGCAGAAACTGACGGACGAGTATATCCACGGCGATGAGTACCTGGATCATTTTGACCCGACGCTGCCTCATCCCGATAACTATTTTGCCGACGGACAGATCAGGGGTGAAGTGTATGTGTACGGTTCGTTCCTCCAAAGCAAAATGTTTGCTGAGGGAGTGCAATGCACCGATTGTCACAATCCACACACGCTTGAGTTAAAAGAGCCTCTAACCGAAAATAAGTTGTGTATGACTTGCCATGAACCGAGGTATAATACCCCGGACCATCATTTCCATGAAGTAAATACGGAGGCCTCTCAATGTATCAACTGCCACATGACCGGGCGGACCTATATGGGAAATGATTACCGTCGCGATCAC
Proteins encoded in this window:
- a CDS encoding c-type cytochrome → MKFNVSRAGFYLNIFFLLLTMLIAGGFSANINQRVDLQDSEHFADAEKDSVLQNIETLPGFEVQKIYEVPREQQGSWVALGVGPKGHLIASDQETKGMYRIEISGDIDNPEVRTEELVMPISGAQGLQWMDDHLYVNVNGKGLFRMKYNEEGDLFNILEYLGGPDGGGEHGNHALIKAQDNNGLYVVNGNHTPPPDFTSSSIKNWKEDILLPRNWDARGHARGITAPGGYIARINSDATEWHMVSIGYRNTYDIAQNQHGDLFAYDSDMEWDMGMPWYRPTRLVHAVSGSDYGWRSGSGKWKEYYEDSLPPIVNVGPGSPTGLLFGTGAKYPAKYQHALFGLDWTFGTMYAFHIKPEGASYKAEVEEFLSGSPLPLTDAVIGSDGYLYFVTGGRDKESTLYRVIYTGNESTTEAESFEEDDEAKEARELRKSLEAFHGTQNSEAIDTAWPHLDNHDRFIRHAARVAVEWQPVDAWAEKAMNEERPQARITALVALARAGSEEYRNGAIESLIDLNFESLTPMQKLGYLRAASLIFMRLGDPDDEQRSEITDILLEQLPHDDVRVNTEVIRLLVYLEEPRVIEKALALLQEEKAPPVPDWNSALIARSEEYGGTIMEMLNNPPPIHKLEYAFMLRNLAHGWTIEQRREYFTFINEASEQGMGGNSYSGFLERMRDEALRNASEEEIEAVSDLTGVSLNRTPDFEINPPAGPGREWTVEEALAVLNEDQNGNETDSELSFERGRSLFHATACASCHRLGGFGGNIGPDLSSVSNRFNREGILEEIIHPSRSISDQYSSYMVKTNDGESYTGQIVKRRDTVEIYTQNMDQPPTIVSRDQVASIEEAETSQMPPGLINALNPEELKDLMAYLLAAGNPEADIYKSEDDETNSENDEEE
- a CDS encoding sulfatase, with translation MKILAITLIALLGFYPLSTSLAQNTDQSKPNIIVIFTDDQGYGDLSSYGAPNIRTPHIDKMAAEGQKWTNFYSAASVCTPSRAGLLTGRYPVRSGMASDVHRVLFPDSKGGLPQREVTIAEQVKKAGYHTALIGKWHLGHLEQYLPTNHGFETYYGIPYSNDMDAIEGKPPYWEYADEYIPIDYYNVPLMRNTEIIERPADQNTITRRYTEESISFIEEHSDEPFFLYLAHSLPHIPLFASDEFTGHSDAGLYGDVIEEIDHGVGQIVDKLKELEIEEQTLVVFTSDNGPWLVFRTHGGSSGLLRAGKGMTWEGGVRVPAIFWWPGTIQPEIVTDIGSTLDIFTTVSHLAGVAVPDDRIVDGVDLTPVLMGEGESPRKEMLFYRGATLYAARKGNFKAHFIIEGAYGQFEEKQVLDTPLLYDLREDPAEKYDVANEHPEVLAEIEKMVEEHTENLVEVKDQLAERESN
- a CDS encoding FAD-dependent oxidoreductase; translated protein: MKKNILFFLTISFLLISCTNRGSSDSNNYEADVIIYGGTSAAVTAAVKVARTGQSVIIVSPDKHLGGLSSGGLGFTDTGNKVVIGGLSREFYQRVYEYYQQDETWRWQDRSEFGNRGQGTTALDEEFGTMWIFEPHIAEQVFEDFIEEEGITVLRDEWLNRKDGVVTENGRIVSFETLSGKTFRGEMFIDATYEGDLMAAAGVSYHVGRESNDTYDEEWNGVQTGVYHHSHYFPPDGPYVDPYISPGDPSSGIIGNVSVAPPGEKGSGDHRVQAYCFRMCLSDHPDNKVPFPKPDNYEPSQYILLLRLFESGWHERNNFFTKYDEIPNRKTDTNNHGPVSTDYIGMNYDYPEASYDRRKQIIQEHEDYQKGMMYFLANDPRVPREIQNEVKRWGLAKDEFTDNGHWPHQLYIREARRMIGDVVMTEHEVLGNRDVPEPVGMGSYTLDSHNVQRYITPEGYVQNEGDIGVSPDQPYQIAYGSIIPKKEEIQNLLVPVAMSASHIAFGSIRMEPVFMILGHSAAAAAVIALREDQAVQDVDYSELRSQLLEDGQVLEYSE
- a CDS encoding arylsulfatase, translated to MNKYLVASLIIILSLISFFSCDSPENQTRPNIVLILADDMGYSDIGPYGAEIETPNLDRLAENGIRFTQMHNTSKCFPSRAVLLTGQYAQRVGMSESPDSLTNAVMFGEVLKNAGYTTIFVGKHHGTDNPHEWGFDHYWGLRDGAANYFNPGEQRSFDPGPPAQKEAYYPRTFVFDDSLAAPFTPPKDYYGTDTWTDWALELLDRYEDDSNPFLLYLSYQAPHDPLQAPEEVIDKYEGVYDVGYEKIASDRYRRQLQSGLLDERFPRSEPTYRQWETLDDSTKADQVRRMQVYAAMIDRMDQNIGRVIEYLEERDELDNTLLMFVSDNGASAEVVEIGEGEIGSMTRWSSLKEDWANVANTPFRMFKNYSHEGGTATPFIVHWPDVIPEGGQVDHSLLHFIDIMPTLVEVSGGSYPEQYKGEQLYPMEGVSFLPLFKGDPVERTEPLYYEWNEGRAVHTENWKLVQWGEEWELYDRRTDLTETKDLADEYPDTVELLEAKWEVWSDRLKSMD
- a CDS encoding sulfatase-like hydrolase/transferase, with protein sequence MNQAINESWRHIKTAGLTLFLGIFLFGCGDPETEELPNILWITSEDNSPFLGAYGDDYADTPNLDRLADAGVLYENAYATTPVCAPSRFTLITGTYANRMGTENMRSTYPIPENIRFYPAYLKEAGYHTTNNVKKDYNTIDQPEVWDESSGEAHYSDRAEGQPFFHIRNFTTTHESRLHDPIDTLIHDPDDAPVPPYHPNTETVRRDWAHYYDQMTRMDEQVGELLDELEKSGEAENTIIFYYGDHGGALPGAKRFMNQRGLHVPLIVYFPPKYEHLKPEENRTDRLVSFVDFPATLLSLAGIEPPEFMDGEPFLGEYETEPREYIHTYRGRMDERYDLSRGVRDQDFLYIRNYMPQRIYGQYLNYLWRAPTMQVWEEEYRAGNLNEIQSQFFESKPAEELYLISEDPYSVHNLADDPAYREELQRLREVNSEWIREINDLGFIPEGILDDIRGERPLYDAVREDNVPINEIIETAEMASYQPENNMEELVSRLDHSEASVRFWSAMGIAISGDSASEYSSELLERRNDPSGSVQVAIAEALLAAGEISAAIDLIEETLNNPDGHVKLRAVNLIETLDESLITDNIRNTIRQFVDEMENDEAAAAGYVFRASERLVEKLDL
- a CDS encoding tetratricopeptide repeat protein; the protein is MIHTIFSSRSFQFVGIFALFVTFGLIYSCTQNNQAKQEGSDVDISQNHRFVGDQTCQSCHATQWEEWKGSHHDYAIAEADEESVRGDFDNTEFQDGEYTYRFFRDGEQYKVEAPGPDGEMQVYHISYTFGWEPLQQYLIDFGKGKMQALQIAWDTEQNRWFSLRPEENPEPGDWLHWTGASMNWNTMCADCHSTNLKENYIAEADSFHTTWSVLNVSCEACHGPGGDHVDFVNSPEGEQASKERIRSDLINGRFTSQMDEINTCAPCHSLRQKLTDEYIHGDEYLDHFDPTLPHPDNYFADGQIRGEVYVYGSFLQSKMFAEGVQCTDCHNPHTLELKEPLTENKLCMTCHEPRYNTPDHHFHEVNTEASQCINCHMTGRTYMGNDYRRDHSFRVPRPSQSAQFGTPNACNDCHTDQSAEWASEAVEEWYGADDSTHFTDILLKADNPGSETIRARTQLSDLIADSSKPDMIRATALWYAGHFPSMGTTDLIRESLESESPLIRNSAAKAVQNLPSEMRTLVLRKSLTDSVKAVRMSAMQNLVSYTADDFGNAYKTDFRNALQEYKETLEVNRYFPQGEMNRGQFYEQQGDTEKAIEAYKSALERDAEFNPARINLAYLYNGQGRNDEAERLLRKVIEQEPEFGQAYYSLALLLAEEERLEEAIPYFEEASELNPQQARIFYNLAIANQTIGRSEEAETAYLDAIELEPENTDYRYGLLTLYMQQEEYEKALEQAHRLQELNPNNARIGQIIQSIEREM